Proteins from one Deinococcus apachensis DSM 19763 genomic window:
- a CDS encoding MgtC/SapB family protein: METFWMELRLMQGLLAAFVLSGLIGWEREQRNRSAGLRTHILVGVSAALFVVLADTLILRFSDDAPQVRFDLVGVLGAVVSGVSFLGAGAIFSDRRGEGAKGLTTAAGLLATAGVGVACGLHLYVLATGATLLFLFTLGWLGRMVGEPLRKRSASEEQPEAE, translated from the coding sequence GTGGAGACCTTCTGGATGGAACTGCGGCTGATGCAGGGCCTGCTGGCCGCCTTCGTCCTCAGCGGCCTGATCGGCTGGGAGCGGGAGCAGCGCAACCGCAGCGCGGGCCTCAGGACCCATATCCTCGTGGGCGTGAGTGCGGCGCTATTCGTCGTGCTGGCCGACACGCTCATCCTGCGCTTTTCGGACGACGCCCCGCAGGTCCGCTTCGACCTCGTGGGTGTGCTCGGCGCGGTCGTCAGCGGCGTGAGCTTCCTGGGTGCGGGCGCCATCTTCTCCGACCGCCGAGGCGAGGGCGCCAAGGGGCTCACCACGGCCGCGGGCCTGCTTGCCACGGCGGGCGTCGGCGTGGCGTGTGGCCTGCACCTGTACGTCCTGGCGACGGGGGCGACGCTGCTGTTCCTCTTCACCCTGGGGTGGCTGGGCCGCATGGTGGGGGAGCCACTGAGGAAGCGTTCCGCCTCGGAGGAGCAGCCGGAGGCTGAGTAA
- a CDS encoding GntR family transcriptional regulator, with amino-acid sequence MTSFERPTLVRDGVYGHLRRAVLEGEIAPGERLAEVELGERLGVSRTPIREAIMRLTQEGLLVGEANKGVRVRTVSAAEARDTYVVREELDGLAAALAARAHAREDAEALRGALEALNAATGEDYRQQTRLDLAFHGAVTLAAHNAALAELARGLEQRVALIKHQTRTYNAHPDTAAQHAAILKAILARDADAAREAARTHVHTFAALVMQNLGETL; translated from the coding sequence ATGACCTCCTTCGAGCGGCCCACCCTGGTGCGGGACGGCGTGTACGGACACCTGCGCCGCGCCGTGCTGGAAGGGGAAATCGCGCCGGGCGAGCGGCTGGCCGAGGTGGAACTGGGCGAGCGTCTGGGCGTCAGCCGCACCCCCATCCGCGAGGCGATCATGCGGTTGACCCAGGAGGGACTGCTCGTCGGGGAGGCCAACAAGGGCGTGCGGGTCCGCACCGTCAGCGCCGCCGAGGCACGGGACACCTACGTGGTGCGCGAGGAACTCGACGGGCTGGCCGCCGCCCTCGCCGCCCGGGCGCACGCTCGGGAGGACGCGGAGGCGCTCAGGGGCGCGCTGGAGGCCCTCAATGCCGCCACTGGAGAGGACTACCGTCAGCAGACCCGGCTGGACCTCGCCTTTCACGGGGCCGTGACCCTCGCCGCGCACAACGCCGCACTCGCCGAATTGGCGCGGGGGCTGGAGCAGCGGGTGGCGCTCATCAAGCATCAGACACGGACGTACAATGCCCACCCCGACACGGCCGCGCAGCACGCCGCCATCCTGAAAGCCATCCTGGCCCGCGACGCGGACGCCGCCCGCGAGGCCGCCCGCACGCATGTCCACACCTTTGCCGCCCTCGTGATGCAGAACCTCGGAGAAACCCTATGA
- a CDS encoding alpha/beta hydrolase, which yields MSRFSFRRVLPVLGVLALGVSLAACSAGSAENLLNRAVNTRGLKVVTDQRYGPDTRNVLDVYAPPNARNAPVVLFVHGGSWQGGDKAIYRFVGDSLARAGYVTGVMNYRLAPQNRYPTYVQDAAAALKWLRDRAKTFGGNPDDLFVVGHSAGGFNAVEAVDNERWLREAGVPISAVRGVIGIAGPYSYDFRDLPSRVAFPEGSTPDQVMPDRHVRRDAPPHLLLVAANDTTVYPQNALNMEAALKRAGAPVTRTVLPRLNHITIVAALARPLTFLGGTRQQVIDFIEKHRKG from the coding sequence ATGTCCCGTTTCTCCTTTCGCCGGGTTCTCCCCGTGCTGGGCGTGCTGGCCCTGGGCGTCTCGCTGGCGGCCTGCTCGGCGGGGAGCGCCGAGAATCTGCTGAACCGCGCGGTGAACACCCGGGGCCTGAAGGTGGTCACGGATCAGCGGTACGGCCCCGATACCCGCAACGTCCTCGACGTATACGCGCCACCGAACGCGCGGAACGCCCCCGTCGTGCTGTTCGTCCACGGCGGGTCGTGGCAGGGCGGTGACAAGGCGATCTACCGCTTCGTGGGCGACAGCCTGGCGCGGGCCGGGTACGTGACGGGCGTGATGAACTACCGCCTGGCGCCGCAAAACCGCTACCCGACCTATGTGCAGGACGCGGCCGCCGCCCTGAAATGGCTGCGTGACCGCGCCAAGACCTTCGGCGGCAACCCGGACGACCTCTTCGTGGTCGGGCACTCGGCGGGCGGGTTCAACGCGGTTGAGGCCGTGGACAACGAACGCTGGCTGCGCGAGGCGGGCGTACCCATCTCGGCGGTGCGCGGCGTGATCGGCATCGCCGGGCCGTACTCCTACGATTTCCGGGACCTCCCCAGCCGGGTCGCCTTTCCCGAGGGCAGCACGCCCGACCAGGTCATGCCCGACCGCCACGTGCGCCGGGACGCACCCCCACATCTCCTCCTCGTCGCGGCGAACGACACGACGGTCTATCCCCAGAACGCGCTGAACATGGAGGCGGCGCTGAAAAGGGCCGGAGCTCCGGTCACCCGCACGGTGCTGCCGCGCCTGAACCACATCACCATCGTCGCCGCTCTGGCCCGGCCGCTGACGTTCCTGGGGGGGACGCGGCAACAGGTGATCGACTTTATCGAGAAGCACCGCAAAGGGTAA
- the sdaAB gene encoding L-serine ammonia-lyase, iron-sulfur-dependent subunit beta, giving the protein MSLLDMIGPVMIGPSSSHTAGACRLGLVAHHLLGEAPRRAVIGLHASFAKTGRGHGTHLALVAGLLGFSPDDPRLPHAFEEAEAAGLKVEFRDVDLGDVHPNTAHIELHGDTQAVTVQGSSTGGGVILVTHVQGLGVNFSGASPTVLLRYTDAVGMIARIASTIAADGVNIATLTCTRENRGGQALLAVELDAPLSPQALAFLGHWPDTNWVRMLPKLMDG; this is encoded by the coding sequence ATGTCCCTGCTTGACATGATCGGCCCTGTGATGATCGGGCCGAGCAGCAGCCACACGGCGGGCGCCTGCCGCTTGGGCCTGGTCGCCCACCACCTGCTCGGCGAGGCGCCGAGGCGGGCGGTGATCGGCCTGCACGCCTCCTTCGCCAAGACGGGGAGGGGGCACGGCACGCACCTCGCCCTGGTGGCGGGCCTGCTGGGCTTTTCTCCCGACGACCCCCGCCTGCCCCACGCCTTCGAGGAAGCGGAGGCCGCGGGCCTGAAGGTTGAGTTCCGCGACGTGGACCTGGGGGACGTTCACCCCAACACGGCCCATATCGAGCTGCACGGAGACACGCAAGCCGTGACTGTCCAGGGCAGCTCCACGGGCGGCGGCGTGATCCTGGTCACACATGTGCAGGGCCTGGGCGTGAACTTCAGCGGGGCGAGCCCCACCGTGCTGCTGCGCTACACCGACGCGGTGGGGATGATCGCGCGCATCGCCTCCACCATCGCCGCCGACGGCGTGAACATCGCCACCCTGACCTGCACCCGGGAGAACCGGGGGGGGCAGGCCCTGCTCGCGGTCGAACTGGACGCGCCGCTCAGCCCGCAGGCCCTCGCCTTCCTGGGGCACTGGCCCGACACGAACTGGGTGCGGATGCTGCCCAAGCTGATGGACGGCTGA
- a CDS encoding S8 family serine peptidase, with amino-acid sequence MKDTRTLLAATLALTLAACGQQAQTPAPSASSPDQATAADGAYLVGFKESNLGSQSLSPQALQAQAQLQAQAITAAGGTLTTQWTEISAAAVHLSPEALAKLKANPSVEYVEPDLVRHAMGMRSGVTDASPAHANLGAQGLTAQATPIYSASGEFTWGDNALKVPSLRASNYTGAGVAVCVTDTGIDANHPEFQRKLKGFKNFVSTETYTDPYQKNDVSHHGTHVSGTIFAQYGAGTGATGQQSGMDPNGVGGVASGVNLYMARVLGNDGSGASSGIINGVNWCAAQLKSQGGTENKVVISMSLGGGRASQTEQRAYTSVYNKGALIVAATGNDGAAVSYPAAYTNVVGVGAIDSSEAKADFSNFGSQVDLVGPGVDVLSSVPLGQGTAASASGGGVTFSDVQAADLSGRGTFSGTIVAAGGTNNEFCGTGTRNAALTGNIALISRGTCSFEEKTANAVASGAKAVMIYNNTAGSLGMSLTNSYSVPVVGLLQTDGQALLGKLPTTGTASVKGADYEYFNGTSMATPHVSAAAAVVWAAKPTLTNTQLLSLLTSTARDLGTAGKDNNFGYGLVDPLKAITGR; translated from the coding sequence ATGAAGGACACCCGTACCCTGCTCGCCGCGACCCTCGCCCTCACGCTCGCTGCCTGCGGACAGCAGGCTCAGACGCCCGCGCCCAGCGCCAGCAGCCCCGACCAGGCCACCGCGGCGGACGGCGCCTACCTGGTGGGCTTCAAGGAGAGCAACCTGGGCTCGCAGAGCCTGAGCCCGCAGGCACTCCAGGCGCAGGCCCAGCTCCAGGCGCAAGCCATTACCGCCGCTGGGGGCACGCTGACAACCCAGTGGACCGAGATCAGCGCCGCCGCCGTGCACCTGAGCCCCGAGGCGCTGGCGAAACTCAAGGCCAACCCCTCGGTCGAGTACGTGGAGCCCGACCTCGTGCGGCACGCGATGGGGATGCGGAGCGGCGTGACGGACGCCAGCCCGGCGCATGCGAACCTCGGGGCTCAGGGTCTCACCGCGCAGGCCACGCCGATCTACTCCGCCAGCGGCGAGTTCACCTGGGGTGACAACGCGCTCAAGGTGCCCAGCCTGCGGGCGAGCAACTACACCGGGGCGGGCGTGGCCGTCTGTGTGACCGACACGGGCATCGACGCCAACCACCCCGAGTTCCAGAGGAAGCTGAAGGGCTTCAAGAACTTCGTCTCCACCGAGACGTATACCGACCCCTACCAGAAGAACGACGTGTCGCACCACGGCACGCACGTCTCGGGCACCATCTTCGCCCAGTATGGGGCGGGGACTGGCGCGACCGGGCAGCAGTCGGGCATGGACCCCAACGGGGTGGGCGGCGTGGCGAGCGGCGTGAACCTGTACATGGCGCGCGTGCTGGGCAACGATGGCTCGGGGGCCTCCAGCGGCATCATCAACGGGGTGAACTGGTGTGCCGCGCAGCTCAAGAGCCAGGGCGGCACCGAGAACAAGGTGGTCATCAGCATGTCGCTGGGCGGAGGCCGGGCCAGCCAGACCGAGCAGCGCGCGTACACCAGCGTGTACAACAAGGGCGCGCTGATCGTCGCCGCGACTGGCAACGACGGCGCCGCCGTCTCCTACCCCGCCGCGTACACCAACGTGGTGGGCGTGGGCGCCATCGACTCCTCCGAGGCCAAGGCGGACTTCTCCAACTTCGGCTCCCAGGTCGATCTGGTCGGCCCAGGCGTGGATGTCCTGAGCAGCGTGCCGCTGGGCCAGGGCACGGCGGCGAGCGCGAGTGGTGGCGGCGTGACCTTCAGCGACGTGCAGGCCGCCGACCTGAGCGGCAGGGGCACCTTCAGCGGCACCATTGTCGCGGCGGGCGGCACGAACAACGAGTTCTGCGGCACGGGCACCCGCAACGCGGCCCTGACGGGCAACATCGCCCTGATCAGCCGCGGCACCTGCTCCTTCGAGGAAAAGACCGCCAATGCGGTCGCCAGCGGCGCCAAGGCCGTCATGATCTACAACAACACGGCGGGCTCGCTGGGCATGAGCCTGACGAACAGCTACTCGGTGCCCGTCGTGGGCCTCCTGCAGACCGACGGCCAGGCGCTGCTGGGCAAGCTCCCCACCACCGGCACGGCCAGCGTGAAGGGCGCGGACTACGAGTACTTCAATGGCACCAGCATGGCGACCCCGCACGTTAGCGCCGCCGCGGCGGTGGTCTGGGCGGCCAAGCCCACCCTGACGAACACCCAGCTTCTGAGCCTGCTCACCTCCACCGCCAGGGATCTGGGGACGGCAGGCAAGG
- the recO gene encoding DNA repair protein RecO, translating to MRSRSANRSGIVIRRRVTPAGDIIVTLLTPQGKVKAIARGGVRGALASRLNLFHHVGVQVYQTPQADLATVQQAVLEGALPRLAEPGRYAFAHLMAELADALFQEGEFSEQAFELFAGALRGISHQPDPDWVALVMSYKLLGLAGFVLQTARCARCGAPDPAYPDPLGGQLLCGNCSSLPAYPEASLDFLQNVVRRSVRMSMEMPVSAAERPALWKALERFVTVQVGNVQSWRQLVPQTVTVAG from the coding sequence GTGAGGTCACGCAGCGCCAACCGCAGCGGCATCGTGATCCGGCGGCGCGTGACGCCTGCCGGGGACATCATCGTCACGCTGCTGACCCCGCAGGGCAAGGTCAAGGCGATTGCGCGCGGCGGCGTACGTGGGGCGCTGGCGAGCCGACTCAACCTCTTTCACCACGTCGGCGTGCAGGTGTACCAGACGCCGCAGGCCGACCTGGCAACGGTGCAGCAGGCCGTGCTGGAGGGGGCGCTGCCCAGGTTGGCCGAGCCCGGGCGCTACGCCTTCGCGCACCTGATGGCCGAACTCGCCGACGCGCTCTTCCAGGAGGGCGAATTCAGCGAGCAGGCGTTCGAGTTGTTCGCTGGGGCGCTGCGCGGCATTTCCCACCAGCCGGACCCGGATTGGGTGGCCCTGGTGATGAGTTACAAGCTGCTCGGCCTGGCGGGCTTCGTGCTCCAGACGGCCCGCTGTGCCCGCTGCGGCGCCCCCGACCCGGCCTACCCCGACCCCCTGGGCGGTCAACTGCTGTGCGGCAACTGCTCCAGCCTGCCCGCCTACCCGGAAGCCAGCCTCGACTTCCTGCAAAACGTGGTGCGCCGCTCCGTCCGCATGAGCATGGAGATGCCGGTCTCCGCCGCCGAGCGGCCCGCGCTGTGGAAGGCGCTGGAGCGGTTTGTCACGGTGCAGGTGGGGAATGTGCAGAGTTGGCGGCAACTCGTGCCGCAGACAGTGACTGTCGCGGGCTGA
- a CDS encoding SDR family oxidoreductase, with product MALIGVTGAPGNVGTPLVRALLARDAQVRVLARRPEQARGAFADAPEVEVQRLDFGDRRSYVEAFRGVDRLFIVRPPQLSQVRRDMVPALDVALGAGVTQMVLLSLQGAERLPFVPHAQLEAYLRESGAGYTFLRPSFFMQNLTTMHLPELRRGEVYVPAGGGRTSFIDVRDIAEFGAVVLTEPGHEGKAYELTGSEALTYAEVAAKLTAATGRPIRYADPTPLAFFRHMRARGISTSQTLVMEAIYATARFGLAARVTPETAQLLGRPPRSFDEFARSVAPLLSQE from the coding sequence GTGGCGCTGATCGGGGTGACTGGGGCGCCGGGCAACGTGGGGACGCCGCTGGTGCGCGCCCTCCTCGCGCGGGACGCCCAGGTGCGTGTCCTCGCCCGCCGCCCGGAACAAGCCCGCGGCGCCTTTGCCGACGCGCCCGAGGTGGAGGTGCAGCGGCTGGACTTCGGTGACCGCCGCAGCTACGTCGAGGCATTTCGCGGCGTGGACCGCCTCTTCATCGTGCGTCCCCCCCAGCTCAGCCAAGTTCGGCGCGACATGGTGCCCGCGCTCGATGTGGCGCTGGGGGCGGGCGTGACGCAGATGGTCCTGCTCTCCCTGCAGGGGGCCGAGCGTCTCCCCTTCGTGCCGCACGCACAGCTTGAGGCGTACCTGCGCGAGAGCGGGGCGGGCTACACCTTCCTGCGCCCCTCCTTTTTCATGCAGAACCTGACGACCATGCACCTGCCCGAGCTGCGACGGGGCGAGGTCTACGTTCCGGCGGGCGGGGGCCGCACCAGCTTCATCGACGTGCGGGACATTGCGGAGTTCGGCGCCGTGGTCCTCACCGAGCCCGGCCACGAGGGCAAGGCGTACGAGCTGACGGGCTCGGAGGCCCTCACCTACGCCGAAGTCGCCGCCAAACTCACCGCCGCCACGGGCCGCCCCATCCGCTACGCCGACCCCACCCCGCTCGCCTTTTTCCGCCACATGCGCGCACGCGGTATCAGCACCAGCCAGACGCTCGTCATGGAGGCGATCTACGCCACCGCCCGCTTCGGCCTCGCGGCGCGCGTGACGCCCGAGACCGCGCAACTGTTGGGCCGCCCGCCGCGTTCTTTCGACGAGTTTGCGCGGTCTGTCGCCCCCCTTCTTTCCCAGGAGTAA
- a CDS encoding lycopene cyclase family protein has protein sequence MRVPTDVLVVGGGPAGVALAAELAGNGLRVRLVAPHPPRPFPPTYGAWQDELPGWTLGYLAEVWTDVRVYTGQEPIPLLRPYALLDNARLLGALLVRAGEGLTWTVGTVRGAEQVGEGWEIHGTGGEIWRAHVVVDAGGHAGSLIRPCHIGGAALQTAFGLVAHFDRPPAPPGGMVWMDYRSPHLSAHEVREAPTFLYAMHLGGSRYLVEETSLIARPGLPRALLERRLYARLAALGTPPREVEAEEWVAFPMNAAAPCPGPLLAFGSAAGLVHPVSGFQVAGALQDAPVIARKMAQALAHQGPAAAVRVGWEALWPPERRAAREVALLGVDALLGMPGEQLPTFFKAFFRLPAREWHAFLAHRTDAGTLARTMLRVFAGAPNSVRLPLARAALEHVGPSGRALLAAARDSGPSGSPE, from the coding sequence ATGCGGGTTCCCACGGATGTGCTGGTGGTGGGCGGCGGCCCGGCCGGGGTGGCCCTCGCGGCGGAACTGGCCGGGAATGGGCTGCGCGTGCGCCTGGTCGCCCCCCACCCGCCCCGACCCTTTCCGCCCACCTACGGGGCCTGGCAGGACGAACTGCCCGGGTGGACGCTCGGCTATCTCGCCGAAGTCTGGACGGACGTGCGGGTCTACACGGGTCAGGAACCCATCCCGCTGTTGCGGCCCTACGCGCTGCTCGACAATGCCCGGCTGCTCGGCGCCCTGCTCGTCCGCGCGGGGGAGGGGCTGACCTGGACTGTCGGTACGGTGCGGGGCGCCGAACAGGTGGGGGAGGGCTGGGAGATTCACGGGACGGGCGGTGAAATCTGGCGGGCACACGTTGTCGTGGATGCGGGTGGACATGCGGGCAGTCTCATCCGGCCCTGTCATATCGGCGGCGCGGCCCTCCAGACGGCCTTTGGGCTCGTCGCGCACTTCGACCGCCCCCCCGCTCCGCCCGGCGGCATGGTCTGGATGGACTACCGCTCGCCCCACCTGTCCGCTCACGAGGTGCGGGAGGCCCCGACCTTCCTGTACGCGATGCACCTGGGAGGCTCCCGTTATCTGGTGGAGGAGACGAGCTTGATCGCCCGCCCGGGTCTGCCCCGTGCCCTGCTGGAACGGCGCCTCTACGCCCGCCTCGCCGCGCTGGGAACACCACCCCGGGAGGTCGAGGCCGAGGAGTGGGTCGCCTTTCCCATGAATGCCGCCGCTCCCTGTCCCGGCCCGCTGCTGGCGTTCGGGTCGGCGGCGGGCCTGGTCCACCCGGTCAGCGGGTTTCAGGTGGCGGGGGCTTTGCAAGACGCGCCGGTCATCGCACGGAAGATGGCTCAGGCCCTCGCCCACCAGGGTCCTGCCGCCGCCGTCCGGGTCGGATGGGAGGCTCTGTGGCCCCCCGAACGCCGCGCCGCCCGCGAGGTCGCCCTCCTCGGGGTGGACGCGCTGCTGGGGATGCCCGGCGAGCAGCTCCCCACCTTTTTCAAGGCGTTCTTCCGGTTGCCTGCGCGGGAGTGGCACGCTTTCCTGGCACACCGAACGGACGCAGGGACCCTGGCGCGGACCATGCTGCGCGTGTTCGCCGGGGCACCGAATTCCGTCCGCCTCCCCCTCGCCCGCGCTGCCCTCGAACACGTGGGACCCAGCGGAAGGGCACTGCTCGCCGCCGCCCGTGACTCCGGCCCATCGGGAAGCCCCGAATAA
- a CDS encoding proline dehydrogenase family protein, whose product MIDQIYRKAVLTVSGQKFVEDLVRSRGWGMAQRFVAGEDANSAIRAVQELEKDGILGNLDLLGEFVASPEKANEFAQKVLHLLDEAHGAGITPYVSVKLSSVGQGQTVDGEDLGLTNARRIIGKAKEYGGFVCLDMEDHPRVDVTLAQFRTLVGEFGNAHVGTVLQSYLYRSEADRDSLDDLRPNLRIVKGAYLEPETVAMPDKADVDAGYRRLVYAQMKAGNYVNVATHDESIIEDVKHFVLAHGIERDRFEFQMLYGIRRDLQKELASQGYRVRAYIPYGRDWYPYFSRRIAERPANVMFVLRGMLKG is encoded by the coding sequence ATGATCGACCAGATTTACCGCAAGGCCGTCCTGACCGTTTCGGGGCAGAAGTTCGTGGAAGACCTCGTGCGCTCGCGCGGGTGGGGAATGGCGCAGCGCTTCGTGGCGGGGGAGGACGCCAACTCTGCCATCCGCGCCGTGCAGGAGCTGGAGAAAGACGGCATCCTGGGAAACCTCGACCTGCTGGGCGAGTTCGTCGCCTCGCCGGAAAAGGCGAACGAGTTTGCCCAGAAGGTGCTGCACCTGCTGGACGAGGCGCACGGTGCCGGGATCACCCCCTACGTCAGCGTGAAGCTCTCCAGCGTCGGCCAGGGGCAGACCGTGGACGGTGAGGACCTGGGGCTGACGAATGCCCGCCGCATCATCGGGAAGGCGAAGGAGTACGGCGGTTTCGTGTGCCTGGACATGGAGGACCACCCGCGCGTGGACGTGACGCTCGCGCAGTTCCGCACACTGGTGGGCGAGTTCGGGAACGCGCACGTCGGGACCGTCCTCCAGAGCTATCTCTACCGCTCCGAGGCCGACCGGGACAGCCTGGACGACCTGCGCCCCAACCTCCGCATTGTGAAGGGTGCGTATCTGGAGCCCGAGACGGTCGCCATGCCCGACAAGGCGGATGTGGACGCGGGCTACCGCCGCCTAGTGTACGCCCAGATGAAGGCCGGGAATTACGTGAACGTCGCCACCCACGACGAGTCCATCATCGAGGATGTGAAGCATTTCGTCCTGGCGCACGGCATTGAGCGGGACCGGTTCGAGTTCCAGATGCTGTACGGCATCCGCCGCGACCTGCAAAAGGAACTCGCCTCGCAGGGCTACCGCGTCCGCGCCTACATCCCCTACGGCCGCGACTGGTATCCCTACTTCTCCCGCCGCATCGCCGAGCGTCCCGCCAACGTGATGTTCGTGCTGCGCGGCATGCTGAAGGGCTGA
- the pruA gene encoding L-glutamate gamma-semialdehyde dehydrogenase: MLKIQDYRPQPFTDFTLPENVAAYQAALQKVRSELLGKHYPLVINGERVDTEERLTSLNPCDTCEVVGTTAKATVEDAQRALDGAWEAWEGWKRWDMDARARILLKAAAILKRRRLEACALMSLEVGKNYAEADVEVAEAIDFLEYYARSAMKYAGFGSAETTWFEGEENGLLYLPLGVGVSISPWNFPCAIFLGMLAAPIVAGNCVIAKPAEDSGLIAGFVVDILLEAGLPAGVLQFLPGVGSEVGEYLTTHPKTRFITFTGSRAVGLHINEVAAKVQPGQKWIKKVILELGGKDAMIVDETADLDVAVTAAAQGAFGFNGQKCSAMSRLIVVDEVYDRVVSAFVERAKTLRVGTGEENANVTAVVNEESFEKISQYLQIGREEGQLLLGGEAPGEVNGKKGYYVQPTIFGDVDVRARIAQEEIFGPVVSVFRAHDWQHALEIANSTEYGLTGGVCSNVRERLEQARHEFEAGNLYFNRKITGAIVGVQPFGGYNMSGTDSKAGGPDYLANFLQLKSVTERW, from the coding sequence ATGCTTAAGATTCAGGACTACCGCCCCCAGCCCTTCACCGACTTCACCCTGCCCGAGAACGTCGCCGCCTACCAGGCCGCGCTGCAAAAGGTCCGCTCCGAACTGCTCGGCAAGCACTACCCGCTCGTCATCAACGGGGAGCGGGTGGACACCGAGGAGCGGCTGACCTCCCTGAACCCCTGCGACACGTGTGAGGTGGTCGGGACGACGGCCAAGGCGACGGTCGAGGACGCCCAGCGCGCGCTGGACGGCGCCTGGGAGGCGTGGGAGGGCTGGAAGCGCTGGGACATGGACGCCCGCGCCCGCATCCTGCTCAAGGCCGCCGCGATCCTCAAGCGCCGCCGCCTGGAAGCCTGCGCGCTGATGAGCCTGGAGGTCGGCAAGAACTACGCCGAGGCCGACGTGGAGGTCGCCGAGGCGATCGACTTCCTGGAGTATTACGCCCGTTCGGCGATGAAGTACGCGGGCTTCGGCTCCGCCGAGACGACGTGGTTCGAGGGCGAGGAGAACGGCCTGCTGTACCTGCCGCTGGGCGTGGGCGTCTCCATCTCCCCCTGGAACTTCCCCTGCGCGATCTTCCTGGGGATGCTCGCCGCGCCCATCGTGGCGGGGAACTGCGTGATCGCCAAGCCTGCCGAGGACTCCGGCCTGATCGCGGGCTTCGTGGTGGACATCCTGCTCGAAGCCGGGCTGCCCGCCGGGGTGCTGCAATTCCTGCCCGGCGTGGGCTCGGAGGTCGGCGAGTACCTGACCACCCACCCGAAGACGCGCTTCATCACCTTTACCGGCAGCCGGGCGGTCGGCCTGCACATCAACGAGGTCGCCGCCAAGGTGCAGCCCGGCCAGAAGTGGATCAAGAAGGTGATCCTCGAACTGGGCGGCAAGGACGCGATGATCGTGGACGAGACGGCTGACCTCGATGTGGCGGTGACGGCCGCCGCGCAGGGGGCTTTCGGCTTCAACGGCCAGAAGTGCTCGGCCATGAGCCGCCTGATCGTGGTGGACGAGGTGTACGACCGCGTGGTGAGCGCCTTTGTCGAGCGGGCGAAGACCCTCAGGGTCGGCACGGGCGAGGAGAACGCCAACGTCACGGCCGTCGTGAACGAGGAGAGCTTCGAGAAGATCAGCCAGTACCTCCAGATCGGGCGTGAGGAAGGCCAGCTCCTCCTCGGCGGCGAGGCACCCGGCGAGGTGAACGGCAAGAAGGGCTATTACGTCCAGCCCACCATCTTCGGAGACGTGGACGTGCGGGCCCGCATCGCCCAGGAGGAGATCTTCGGGCCGGTGGTCAGTGTCTTCCGCGCCCACGACTGGCAGCACGCGCTGGAGATCGCCAACTCCACCGAGTACGGCCTGACGGGCGGCGTGTGCAGCAACGTCCGCGAGCGGCTGGAGCAGGCCCGTCACGAGTTCGAGGCGGGGAACCTCTACTTCAACCGCAAGATCACGGGTGCCATCGTCGGCGTGCAACCCTTCGGCGGGTACAACATGAGCGGCACCGACTCCAAGGCGGGCGGACCCGACTACCTGGCGAACTTCCTGCAACTCAAGAGCGTGACCGAGCGCTGGTAA